Proteins encoded in a region of the Zea mays cultivar B73 chromosome 2, Zm-B73-REFERENCE-NAM-5.0, whole genome shotgun sequence genome:
- the LOC103646512 gene encoding DNA-binding protein S1FA: MADQFVDSANNVIIEEVNKGLNPGMVVLLVVASFLLLFFVGNYAMYVYAQKTLPPKKKKPVSKKKLKREKLKQGVSAPGE; the protein is encoded by the exons ATGGCGGATCAGTTCGTGGATTCGGCG AACAATGTGATCATTGAGGAGGTGAACAAGGGCCTGAACCCAGGAATGGTGGTTCTGCTTGTGGTTGCAAGCTTCCTGCTGCTCTTCTTTGTGGGGAACTATGCGATGTATGTGTATGCGCAGAAGACGCTCCCGCCAAAGAAGAAGAAGCCGGTGTCGAAGAAGAAGCTGAAGAGGGAAAAGCTGAAGCAGGGGGTCTCTGCGCCGGGAGAGTAA